In Caballeronia sp. Lep1P3, a single genomic region encodes these proteins:
- a CDS encoding tetratricopeptide repeat protein, whose amino-acid sequence MKSVIYRAACIAGAAAFAFAAAGCTTTVRQVAQTRPLTQNSSPSAMSELHIADTALESNNLELATSLYERIVQADPNSVPGLTGLGSTLYAVGDYTRAGVYFERASKLDAQAIAPLVGIGRVAIHQRRFDDAIATYRRVLAMKPNDPLASAGLGAALDLSGKHAEAQAVLRDALAANPGDPVLSLNLGLSLTLGGDPRQGANVLLDVTRFPAAPPQARQDLALAYGLLGNDDAAAAILSTDLPKDSVQDNLRFYQLQRTRAAQNLALKGVTVSEASVR is encoded by the coding sequence ATGAAATCTGTTATTTATCGCGCCGCATGCATCGCGGGCGCGGCCGCATTCGCGTTCGCGGCGGCTGGCTGCACGACGACCGTGCGGCAGGTCGCGCAAACGCGGCCGCTCACGCAAAACAGTTCGCCGAGCGCGATGAGCGAACTGCACATCGCCGATACCGCGCTCGAGTCGAACAATCTCGAACTCGCTACCTCGCTGTACGAACGAATCGTCCAGGCCGATCCGAACTCCGTGCCGGGACTGACCGGACTCGGCAGCACGCTGTATGCGGTCGGCGACTACACGCGCGCCGGCGTCTATTTCGAACGCGCGAGCAAGCTGGATGCGCAGGCCATCGCGCCGCTCGTGGGCATCGGGCGCGTGGCGATTCATCAGCGCCGCTTTGACGACGCTATCGCCACGTACCGGCGCGTGCTCGCGATGAAACCCAACGATCCGCTGGCCTCGGCGGGGCTCGGCGCGGCGCTCGATCTTTCGGGCAAGCACGCAGAGGCGCAGGCCGTGCTGCGCGATGCGCTCGCGGCGAATCCCGGCGATCCGGTGCTTTCGCTCAATCTCGGGCTGTCGCTCACGCTCGGCGGCGATCCGCGCCAGGGCGCGAACGTGCTGCTCGACGTGACGCGTTTTCCGGCTGCGCCCCCGCAGGCGCGTCAGGACCTCGCGCTCGCTTACGGGCTGCTCGGCAACGACGACGCGGCTGCCGCGATCCTGTCGACCGATCTGCCGAAGGACTCCGTGCAGGACAATCTGCGCTTCTACCAGTTGCAGCGCACGCGCGCGGCGCAGAACCTGGCGCTCAAGGGCGTGACGGTCTCCGAGGCGAGTGTCCGGTGA
- a CDS encoding DUF6496 domain-containing protein, with translation MPEKKTVKRAEKAKREGKSASTQAGAFVKEQIDHVREGKHGAKSAKQAIAIGLSEARRAGVKLKTPKKGEASEGTRKKAAQDTKAAHRKTKSPSTESKAKRSAASTRVLKRESTKAASPKSLSRQAHASASRRSAADRSAAAKKGWATRRAQAAGKKSASNSRHASR, from the coding sequence ATGCCCGAGAAGAAAACCGTGAAGCGCGCAGAGAAAGCCAAGCGCGAAGGCAAGTCCGCGAGCACGCAGGCGGGCGCGTTCGTGAAGGAACAGATCGACCACGTTCGCGAAGGCAAGCACGGCGCGAAGTCGGCCAAGCAAGCCATTGCGATCGGCTTGTCGGAAGCGCGGCGCGCGGGCGTCAAGCTGAAGACGCCGAAGAAGGGCGAAGCATCGGAAGGCACGCGCAAGAAAGCCGCGCAGGACACGAAAGCCGCGCATCGCAAGACGAAGAGCCCGAGCACCGAATCGAAGGCGAAGCGCTCGGCTGCGTCCACGCGCGTGCTCAAGCGCGAGAGCACGAAGGCGGCATCGCCCAAGTCGCTGTCGCGCCAGGCGCATGCGAGCGCAAGCCGCCGTTCCGCCGCCGACCGCTCCGCTGCCGCCAAGAAGGGCTGGGCGACGCGGCGCGCGCAGGCCGCGGGCAAGAAGTCCGCTTCGAACTCGCGTCACGCTTCCCGTTAA
- a CDS encoding TadE/TadG family type IV pilus assembly protein, with protein sequence MKSHAMRAFTRRFLRDAGGVSAIEFAILGPVVFILVLATVEIALDMFVDASVQMAAQTASRVGLTTTVPANTTRDAEAKRIVNAMLQEWTNVGGTVSITAQSYSSYNDIGGTSYQTSMGGFGDVVAYNVSVTMPTFSGIPKLFGIESMTFQRNFIVQNEK encoded by the coding sequence GTGAAAAGCCACGCGATGCGCGCGTTCACGCGACGCTTCCTTCGCGATGCCGGCGGCGTCTCGGCGATCGAATTCGCGATCCTCGGGCCGGTCGTGTTCATCCTCGTTCTCGCGACTGTGGAGATCGCGCTCGACATGTTCGTGGATGCGTCCGTGCAGATGGCCGCGCAAACCGCATCGCGCGTCGGCCTGACGACGACGGTTCCGGCGAACACGACGCGCGACGCCGAAGCGAAGCGCATCGTCAATGCGATGCTTCAGGAGTGGACCAACGTGGGCGGCACGGTGAGCATCACGGCGCAGTCCTACAGCAGCTACAACGACATCGGCGGCACGAGCTATCAGACATCGATGGGCGGCTTCGGCGATGTCGTCGCTTACAACGTGAGCGTGACGATGCCGACGTTCTCGGGCATTCCGAAGCTCTTCGGCATCGAATCGATGACGTTCCAACGCAACTTTATCGTCCAGAACGAAAAATGA
- a CDS encoding class I SAM-dependent methyltransferase — translation MVPERMRVAANESICKCCSGRAFLFGVCDFSKSCADRAAGRKVDPYAGVPVYYYRCAECGFVFTTAFDDWGSHAFAKYIYNDDYIRQDPDYLDARPQSNANALASQFPELAGQEILDYGSGNGLLEQKLKARGFVKVDSYDPYGAIQNRRAQPQRSDVVLAFEVFEHHAAPRDLMAELARLLKPQGIVLFSTLVTPPDIETIGIGNWWYCAPRNGHISFFTPKALAHIASTVGMKAASFSDGFHFLYRDEPPDWISRYTVTPCSTRDE, via the coding sequence ATGGTTCCCGAACGAATGCGCGTGGCCGCGAACGAATCGATATGCAAGTGCTGTTCTGGCCGAGCGTTTCTCTTCGGCGTTTGCGACTTTTCCAAAAGCTGCGCGGATCGCGCCGCAGGCCGTAAAGTCGATCCTTACGCAGGCGTCCCTGTTTATTATTATCGTTGCGCCGAATGCGGCTTTGTTTTCACGACGGCGTTCGACGACTGGGGAAGTCACGCTTTCGCGAAATACATTTATAACGACGACTACATCCGGCAAGACCCCGATTATCTCGACGCGAGGCCGCAGAGCAATGCCAATGCGCTCGCCAGTCAGTTTCCCGAACTGGCAGGTCAGGAGATTCTCGATTACGGCTCCGGTAACGGCCTCTTGGAACAGAAGCTCAAGGCGCGCGGATTCGTCAAAGTGGACTCATACGATCCCTACGGCGCGATTCAAAACCGGCGTGCGCAGCCGCAGCGCTCTGACGTCGTTCTCGCCTTCGAAGTGTTCGAGCATCACGCGGCTCCCCGAGACCTGATGGCGGAACTCGCGCGTCTTCTCAAACCGCAAGGAATCGTTCTCTTCAGCACGCTCGTCACTCCGCCGGATATCGAGACAATCGGAATCGGCAATTGGTGGTACTGCGCGCCGAGAAATGGGCATATATCCTTTTTCACGCCAAAAGCCCTTGCGCATATTGCTTCGACTGTCGGTATGAAAGCCGCATCGTTCAGTGACGGCTTTCATTTCCTCTATCGGGATGAACCTCCCGACTGGATTTCGCGGTACACGGTCACACCCTGTTCCACTCGCGACGAATAA
- a CDS encoding LysR family transcriptional regulator gives MDLTLAQLRMFVAVAEAGSLRAAARRLCIAQSGITQQLRKLEANAGAPLFERDVRGVRLTQIGERLRVRADLILGECEKTEQEMRQLRGELMGSVSLGLAAEATMRLFPALLASFRERCPRIDVHLTSATSRVLTSWVREGSLDFALALIAPDADLHDMETTRLFNSDVAVMARRGHPLAASRTLADLRDAQWVSTRHKQQRGNKLLALFEQAGLPLPRVAATTEAVFDTMHCVAASDYLALEPASLAQHAFFREHIVSVPVAERAASTPVCLLRRAGAPLTPAAQELASMAVSFARMLPARTGP, from the coding sequence GTGGACTTGACTCTCGCGCAGTTGCGCATGTTCGTCGCGGTGGCCGAAGCGGGCAGCTTGCGCGCGGCGGCGCGGCGGCTTTGCATCGCGCAGAGCGGCATCACGCAGCAGTTGCGCAAGCTGGAGGCGAATGCCGGCGCACCGCTTTTCGAGCGCGATGTGCGCGGCGTGCGGCTGACGCAAATCGGCGAACGCCTGCGCGTGCGCGCCGATCTCATCCTGGGCGAATGCGAAAAGACCGAGCAGGAAATGCGGCAGTTGCGCGGCGAACTGATGGGAAGCGTATCGCTCGGTCTCGCCGCCGAAGCCACGATGCGCCTTTTTCCCGCGCTCCTCGCGAGCTTTCGCGAACGATGCCCGCGTATCGACGTGCATCTGACGAGCGCGACTTCGCGCGTGCTGACTTCGTGGGTCCGCGAGGGCAGTCTCGACTTCGCGCTCGCGCTGATCGCACCGGATGCCGATCTGCACGACATGGAAACGACGCGCCTCTTCAACTCCGATGTCGCTGTCATGGCGCGGCGCGGTCATCCGCTCGCGGCATCCCGCACGCTCGCCGATCTGCGCGACGCGCAATGGGTCAGCACACGGCACAAGCAGCAGCGCGGCAACAAGCTCCTTGCGCTTTTCGAGCAAGCCGGCTTGCCGCTGCCGCGCGTCGCCGCGACAACGGAAGCCGTCTTCGACACGATGCACTGCGTCGCCGCAAGCGACTATCTCGCGCTCGAACCGGCGAGCCTCGCGCAGCATGCGTTCTTTCGCGAGCACATCGTGAGCGTGCCTGTCGCCGAACGCGCGGCAAGCACGCCGGTGTGTCTGCTCAGACGCGCGGGCGCGCCGCTCACGCCCGCCGCGCAGGAACTCGCGTCGATGGCCGTCTCGTTCGCGCGCATGCTGCCCGCGCGAACCGGGCCTTAA
- a CDS encoding transporter substrate-binding domain-containing protein: MPNITSSFIAALLAGALAASPVLASEAETLRLGIDPGYPPMDVKTPDGHVAGFDVDLGDEICRRIAMHCQWVELEFSGMIPALKARKIDGIMSSMAITDKRMKQIAFSTKLFQFRSRLIAKSGAALTASADGLRGKRVGVQSGSQFETYALKNWQPGGVEVVAYQSQEGVFNDLVAGRIDAALLGSVEAENGFLKTPRGAGFAFVGAPLSMGDHGVGMGMRLDDTALKAKVDKAVTDMRADGTYQKIARKYFDFDVYGD, encoded by the coding sequence ATGCCCAACATCACGTCGTCGTTCATAGCCGCTTTGCTTGCGGGCGCGCTCGCCGCGTCGCCCGTTCTCGCGAGCGAGGCCGAAACCTTGCGTCTCGGTATCGATCCCGGCTATCCGCCGATGGACGTCAAGACGCCCGACGGTCACGTCGCCGGCTTCGATGTCGATCTCGGCGATGAAATCTGCCGGCGCATCGCGATGCATTGCCAATGGGTCGAACTCGAATTCTCCGGGATGATTCCGGCGCTCAAGGCGCGCAAGATCGACGGCATCATGTCGTCGATGGCGATCACCGACAAGCGCATGAAGCAGATCGCGTTCTCGACCAAGCTCTTTCAGTTCCGCTCGCGTTTGATTGCGAAGAGCGGGGCGGCGCTGACCGCGAGCGCGGACGGATTGCGCGGCAAGCGCGTCGGCGTGCAGAGCGGCAGTCAGTTCGAGACTTATGCGCTCAAGAACTGGCAGCCGGGCGGCGTCGAAGTGGTCGCGTATCAGAGTCAGGAAGGCGTGTTCAACGATCTCGTCGCGGGCCGAATCGATGCCGCGTTGCTCGGCTCCGTCGAAGCGGAAAACGGCTTTTTGAAGACGCCGCGCGGCGCGGGCTTCGCGTTCGTGGGCGCACCGCTTTCGATGGGCGATCATGGCGTCGGCATGGGCATGCGTCTCGACGATACGGCGCTCAAGGCGAAAGTGGACAAGGCCGTGACCGACATGCGCGCCGATGGCACATACCAGAAGATCGCGCGCAAGTACTTCGACTTCGACGTCTACGGCGATTAA
- a CDS encoding type II secretion system F family protein: MNPDNAQTLANLLMLLGLFAALALWWQRKHGGARGRIAERARAAAQRQQSEDAAENDENSPLRSGVLRRLSRLGDKIPLFDAKYRLKLQKEMVRSGYRGERAVSVLLAVKFCCGLCCAALTVMFGAHLPMVGEYPAARGIAMLMAFVVGMILPEYVVAFQASRRRKAMAACLPDALDLLVICTNAGNSLGVSIRRVADEMKTICPPLSGEFALAADELKLSGDSTRALNNLAERIDLPSIRALISTLTQSMRYGTPITQALRTLSRTERIAHIVSLEEKAAKLAPKMVVPMMLFILPAIIAVAAGPAVIQLLAFIAGASK; encoded by the coding sequence ATGAATCCGGACAACGCACAAACGCTCGCCAATCTGCTGATGCTGCTCGGTCTGTTCGCCGCGCTCGCGCTGTGGTGGCAGCGCAAGCATGGCGGCGCGCGCGGACGCATCGCGGAGCGTGCGCGCGCGGCGGCGCAGCGGCAGCAAAGCGAGGACGCCGCCGAGAACGACGAGAACTCGCCGCTGCGTTCGGGCGTGCTGCGGCGGCTTTCGCGCCTTGGCGACAAGATTCCGCTCTTCGACGCGAAGTATCGCCTGAAGCTCCAGAAGGAAATGGTGCGCAGCGGCTACCGGGGCGAGCGTGCGGTATCGGTCCTGCTCGCCGTGAAGTTCTGCTGCGGGCTGTGCTGCGCGGCGCTCACGGTCATGTTCGGCGCGCATCTGCCGATGGTCGGCGAATATCCGGCTGCGCGCGGCATCGCCATGCTGATGGCGTTCGTCGTCGGCATGATCCTGCCGGAATACGTGGTCGCGTTTCAGGCGTCGCGTCGCCGAAAGGCGATGGCCGCGTGTCTGCCCGACGCGCTCGACCTGCTCGTCATCTGCACCAACGCGGGCAACAGTCTCGGCGTCTCGATCCGCCGCGTGGCCGACGAGATGAAGACCATCTGTCCGCCGCTTTCGGGCGAGTTCGCGCTTGCCGCCGACGAGCTCAAACTTTCCGGCGACAGCACCCGCGCACTGAACAACCTGGCCGAACGCATCGACCTGCCGTCGATCCGCGCGCTCATCTCCACGCTCACGCAGTCCATGCGTTACGGCACGCCGATCACGCAGGCGCTACGCACGCTGTCGCGCACCGAGCGCATCGCGCACATCGTCTCGCTCGAGGAAAAGGCCGCGAAGCTCGCGCCGAAAATGGTCGTGCCGATGATGCTCTTCATTCTTCCGGCGATCATCGCCGTCGCGGCGGGGCCCGCCGTCATCCAGTTGCTTGCGTTTATCGCCGGAGCTTCGAAATGA
- a CDS encoding type II secretion system F family protein: MNLVNLLTFASFACALLAGIMVFILQDMRGQQPPSRIRARMHQSFTQHGVSAGAAAGPELDVFRIDRADNAISRWLGPRRARLSTVAGKNGVRLVMGAAVLAEIVALTMAKFMPLPELVKPVIVVVLPVLALGQAYRYLVARFRKRFLDGFPDVIDMIVRAVRAGVPVTQVIGSAAAECREPLRSEFRLMADSLQVGLDLEEVLNVAMHRIEIADFSFFCVCLLLQRETGGQLGETLENLSGIVRTRREIRQKTRALTGEARITTKILAAIPIVIMLSLYAINRSYLMVLFNTESGHKLLTFAVISIVVGMIVIGKISKLDTSR; the protein is encoded by the coding sequence ATGAACCTCGTCAACCTGCTCACCTTTGCGTCCTTCGCGTGCGCGCTGCTCGCGGGCATCATGGTGTTCATCCTTCAGGACATGCGCGGCCAGCAGCCGCCTTCGCGAATCCGCGCGCGCATGCACCAATCCTTCACGCAGCATGGCGTTTCCGCAGGCGCGGCCGCGGGGCCGGAGCTGGACGTGTTTCGCATCGACCGCGCGGACAATGCGATCTCGCGCTGGCTCGGTCCGCGCCGTGCGCGCCTTTCCACCGTGGCCGGAAAGAACGGCGTGCGTCTCGTGATGGGCGCGGCGGTTCTTGCCGAGATCGTCGCGTTGACGATGGCGAAGTTCATGCCGCTGCCCGAACTCGTCAAGCCGGTCATCGTCGTCGTGCTGCCGGTTCTCGCGCTCGGCCAGGCATACCGCTATCTCGTGGCGCGCTTTCGCAAGCGCTTTCTCGACGGCTTTCCGGATGTCATCGACATGATCGTGCGGGCCGTGCGTGCGGGCGTGCCGGTCACGCAGGTGATCGGCTCGGCGGCCGCCGAATGCCGCGAGCCGCTCAGAAGCGAATTCAGGCTGATGGCCGATTCGCTGCAAGTGGGCCTCGATCTGGAAGAAGTCCTCAACGTGGCGATGCATCGCATCGAAATCGCGGACTTCTCGTTCTTCTGCGTGTGCCTGCTGCTGCAGCGCGAGACCGGCGGACAGCTCGGCGAGACGCTGGAGAACCTGTCAGGCATCGTGCGCACCCGGCGCGAGATTCGCCAGAAGACCAGGGCGCTGACCGGCGAGGCGCGCATCACGACCAAGATTCTCGCCGCCATTCCGATCGTCATCATGCTGTCGCTCTACGCCATCAACCGCTCGTATCTGATGGTGCTGTTCAACACCGAGTCGGGACACAAGCTCCTCACCTTCGCGGTCATCTCGATCGTGGTGGGGATGATCGTCATCGGCAAAATCTCGAAGTTGGATACCTCGCGATGA
- a CDS encoding TadE/TadG family type IV pilus assembly protein, translating to MSKTQSRASRALFARDDGAVSMVFAVFASVMIGAMCMAYDAIHDEMAQARLQMASDVAALSAGANLAHYDMTQASDIAQWKADAYAYFGANMPGEYLQLSVPDKNLNIDVSGTPATGQVINFSVKGSIPLLAPIFLKQSAQSGGGGSSGGATDAPDTATVTASNTVLRQPKSTLELVMVLDNTGSMADSATGSRYGSTKIAGLRTAATNLVTSVFGQSNNDSYIGLVPFTTMVNLKNVLPSNGRWITPSFAYNPTNVSMAAKKNYPGSGWHGCAVEPRDAGGNLYPKAYAPKDSPGFTPWYYNVPPGGFSIVNANRSSNGNYGSSCTLTTNKVMGVPLTLQSQGYTSLCGGAADNATITDLWYQSTDSNASTSTIDQNYNINGSSTGPCEMAPALFLSKDANTLTSAISNMQANGSTLIPSGLLWGWRMLSSDWSGNVAGNSGFISTDTSLPRPETTQSLQRVVIVLTDGENDLGAASGIMPAPSFNGVSGVGDSTLRAPTVMRPDGSTLKDGSMTSLDDINAFQLGVCSAMKQSGIIVYSITFGTYGTDAASVAAQQTMQSCATPGNYYHAPTNATLDTIFQQIAGSLGVLRLTQ from the coding sequence ATGAGCAAGACGCAAAGCCGCGCCTCGCGCGCACTTTTTGCCCGCGACGACGGCGCGGTCTCGATGGTCTTCGCGGTGTTCGCGAGCGTCATGATCGGCGCGATGTGCATGGCCTACGACGCGATCCACGACGAAATGGCGCAGGCGCGTCTGCAAATGGCATCGGATGTCGCCGCGTTGTCCGCGGGTGCGAATCTCGCGCACTACGACATGACGCAAGCGTCGGATATCGCGCAATGGAAGGCCGACGCCTATGCGTACTTCGGCGCCAACATGCCGGGCGAATACTTGCAGTTGAGCGTTCCGGACAAAAACCTCAACATCGACGTGAGCGGCACGCCCGCCACGGGACAGGTCATCAACTTTTCGGTGAAGGGCAGCATTCCGCTTCTCGCGCCGATCTTCCTTAAGCAGTCCGCGCAAAGCGGCGGCGGCGGCAGCAGCGGCGGCGCGACGGATGCGCCCGACACCGCGACCGTCACCGCGAGCAACACCGTGCTGCGGCAGCCGAAGAGCACGCTTGAACTGGTGATGGTGCTGGACAACACCGGTTCGATGGCCGACAGCGCGACGGGAAGCCGCTACGGAAGCACGAAGATCGCGGGCTTGCGCACGGCGGCGACGAACCTCGTCACGAGCGTGTTCGGCCAGAGCAACAACGATTCGTATATCGGTCTCGTGCCTTTCACGACGATGGTGAATCTCAAGAACGTGCTGCCGTCGAACGGAAGGTGGATCACGCCGAGCTTCGCGTACAACCCGACGAACGTTTCGATGGCGGCGAAAAAGAACTATCCGGGCTCCGGCTGGCACGGCTGCGCGGTCGAACCGCGCGACGCGGGCGGCAATCTGTATCCGAAGGCCTACGCGCCCAAGGATTCGCCGGGCTTCACGCCGTGGTACTACAACGTGCCGCCGGGAGGATTCTCGATTGTCAACGCGAACCGGTCTTCGAACGGAAATTACGGTTCCAGCTGCACGCTCACGACGAACAAAGTCATGGGCGTGCCGCTGACCTTGCAGAGCCAGGGCTATACGTCCCTATGCGGCGGCGCAGCGGACAACGCGACCATCACGGACCTCTGGTATCAATCGACGGACAGCAACGCGTCCACGTCGACCATCGATCAGAACTACAACATCAACGGCTCCTCAACCGGTCCGTGCGAGATGGCACCGGCGCTCTTCCTCTCGAAGGATGCGAACACGCTCACGTCCGCGATCTCGAACATGCAGGCCAACGGTTCGACGCTCATTCCGAGCGGTCTGTTGTGGGGCTGGCGCATGCTGTCGTCGGACTGGTCGGGCAACGTGGCGGGCAATAGCGGCTTCATCTCGACCGATACGAGCCTGCCCCGGCCTGAGACGACGCAGTCGCTGCAGCGCGTCGTGATCGTGCTGACCGACGGCGAGAACGATCTCGGCGCGGCAAGCGGCATCATGCCCGCGCCTTCGTTCAACGGCGTCTCGGGCGTCGGCGACAGCACGCTGCGGGCGCCCACCGTGATGCGGCCCGATGGCTCGACGCTGAAGGACGGCTCGATGACGTCGCTCGACGACATCAACGCGTTTCAGCTCGGCGTGTGCTCGGCGATGAAGCAGAGCGGCATCATCGTGTATTCGATCACGTTCGGCACCTACGGCACCGATGCCGCGAGCGTCGCGGCGCAGCAGACGATGCAAAGCTGCGCGACGCCCGGCAACTACTATCACGCGCCGACGAACGCCACGCTCGACACGATCTTCCAGCAGATAGCGGGCAGTCTGGGCGTGCTGCGTCTCACGCAATAG
- a CDS encoding succinylglutamate desuccinylase/aspartoacylase family protein translates to MHIQRTPLVTTTLGTTRELVSFHFGTPGAGEKVYVQASLHADETPAMLTAWRLKQRLVEIEASARMRGEVVLVPVANPIGLSQHLLGQFIGRFEANSGQNFNRNFPMPAASALVERIRGQLSNEDAAHNARVLRAAVRDMLAATTPRNEFESLRLALLTQASDADIVLDLHCSLEATMHLYTSPASWPALEPLARYIGANGVLLATDSGGQSFDEIHALLWNEVRALLGERVPLGAPNIAATLEHRGQRDVGYDDASRDAEAIVEFLIVRGVIDGSARELPPLAHAATPLAGSEQLIAPVSGIVVYRASVGAFLKAGDAVFDIVDPLTDAVTTVTTKNDGVFYMRRATRFVYAGAPMGRVTGERAFRKGVLIGA, encoded by the coding sequence ATGCACATTCAACGCACGCCGCTCGTCACGACGACGCTCGGCACGACGCGCGAGCTCGTCAGCTTTCATTTCGGCACGCCGGGCGCGGGCGAGAAGGTTTATGTCCAGGCATCGCTTCATGCGGACGAGACGCCCGCGATGCTCACCGCATGGCGGCTCAAGCAGCGTCTCGTCGAAATCGAGGCGAGCGCGCGCATGCGCGGCGAAGTGGTGCTCGTGCCGGTGGCGAATCCCATCGGTTTGTCGCAGCATCTGCTCGGGCAGTTCATCGGGCGCTTCGAGGCGAATAGCGGCCAGAACTTCAACCGCAATTTCCCGATGCCGGCGGCAAGCGCGCTCGTCGAGCGCATCCGTGGCCAGTTGTCGAACGAAGACGCGGCGCACAACGCGCGCGTGCTGCGCGCCGCCGTGCGCGACATGCTCGCCGCGACGACGCCGCGCAACGAGTTCGAATCGCTGCGCCTTGCGTTGCTTACGCAAGCATCGGATGCGGATATCGTGCTCGATCTGCATTGCTCGCTCGAAGCGACGATGCATCTCTACACCAGCCCCGCGAGCTGGCCCGCGCTCGAGCCGCTCGCGCGCTACATCGGCGCGAACGGCGTGCTGCTCGCAACCGATTCGGGCGGCCAGTCCTTCGACGAGATTCACGCGTTGTTGTGGAACGAAGTGCGCGCGCTGCTCGGCGAGCGCGTGCCGCTCGGCGCACCGAATATCGCGGCGACGCTCGAACATCGCGGTCAGCGTGACGTCGGTTATGACGATGCTTCGCGCGATGCCGAGGCCATCGTCGAGTTTCTGATTGTGCGAGGCGTCATCGACGGAAGCGCGCGCGAACTGCCGCCGCTCGCGCACGCCGCGACGCCGCTCGCGGGCAGCGAACAATTGATTGCGCCGGTGAGCGGCATCGTCGTGTATCGCGCGTCGGTCGGGGCGTTCTTGAAGGCGGGCGATGCCGTGTTCGATATCGTCGATCCGCTGACCGACGCGGTGACGACCGTGACGACAAAAAACGACGGCGTGTTCTATATGCGTCGCGCGACGCGCTTTGTCTATGCGGGCGCGCCGATGGGCCGGGTGACGGGCGAAAGGGCGTTTAGAAAGGGCGTGCTGATCGGGGCTTAG
- a CDS encoding TadE/TadG family type IV pilus assembly protein, translating to MKPGERSARAAWRTLLRSDRGSAAVEFVVIVPLMLLVLLGFTEMYLYMRAVSLVEHTAFTLADSIGQMTQVMDDSSTTGSNNLGAIWNAATLIAAPETLSKQGGVVVTSVCEQASSCNGLVTSVSKTPGVAKILWQKQAPWNASGMSTHITPTSILPTGWPFRNGDSAVIVEVFYSYTPFSMTAPFWQSAPGTQTIYERVVVRPRTGQSLTLQPQS from the coding sequence ATGAAGCCAGGGGAAAGATCGGCGCGCGCCGCGTGGCGCACGCTGCTGCGCTCGGACCGCGGCAGCGCGGCGGTGGAGTTCGTGGTGATCGTGCCGCTCATGCTGCTCGTGCTGCTCGGCTTCACCGAGATGTATCTCTACATGCGCGCCGTGAGCCTCGTGGAGCATACGGCGTTCACGCTCGCCGATTCGATCGGCCAGATGACGCAAGTCATGGACGATTCCTCGACCACCGGTTCCAACAACCTGGGCGCGATCTGGAACGCGGCCACGCTGATTGCCGCGCCCGAGACGCTATCGAAGCAGGGCGGCGTGGTGGTCACGTCCGTCTGCGAACAAGCCTCGAGCTGCAACGGACTCGTGACGAGCGTGTCGAAAACGCCGGGCGTCGCGAAGATTCTGTGGCAGAAACAGGCGCCGTGGAACGCGAGCGGCATGAGCACGCACATCACGCCGACGAGCATTTTGCCCACGGGCTGGCCGTTTCGGAACGGCGACTCCGCCGTGATCGTCGAAGTGTTCTATTCGTACACGCCGTTCTCCATGACCGCGCCGTTCTGGCAGAGCGCGCCGGGCACGCAGACCATCTACGAGCGCGTGGTCGTGCGTCCGCGCACCGGACAGTCGCTCACGCTTCAGCCGCAATCATGA